From the Fusobacterium ulcerans ATCC 49185 genome, the window AATAGATTTTCAGCTTTTCTTAAATATGCTGCTTTTTCTTCATCAGTAAGATAATTATTTTTTAGAAGAAGGCTTAAAAGTACACTTCCCATTACATCTTCTTCATCTATCTCTCTTTTCATTATAGATTTCACATAATCTGGTGATAATTTCATACTTTCTTCTATTGCTTTATAAAAATATTTTTCATTATACTTATAGTAGCCATTTGAAATACGTTCTAAACAGAAATCTAATTTATACTTATCAGAAAGCTTTAATTCTTCTATATTTTTCATTGTCTGTTCATCATTATTATGTATATAAAGGAATGTTACAGGTTCTGCCATTGCTGCTACTCTTACACCTTGAAAAATAATATTTGAAGCCATTTTTACTTCTTTTATTATTTTAGTAATTAAAATAGATTCATGCATTTCAGATGTAAAAACTAATTTTATCTGAGCAAATTCATTATAATATTTATCTATTTGAGGATCTTTTATATCATTTTCTAAAATTCTTTTTACAGTTTTATCTTTAAGTCTTTTCTTTAAAATACTATAAAAAAATCTTTCCAGTTTTTCTACTATTTTTTCTTTTTTTCCAAAGAAAATATTACCTATTTTTTCTATTGAACTGCTTTCATTCTCATTTGCTAATTTTGTTATAAGAATTATTCCTGCTGCAAAAGCTGCATTTCCATTTACTTTATCATATTCATCTATATATTCATTAGCAATGTCTTTATAATTTTCAATAAATTTATTTACTGATTCTTTTTCTGTCTGCCACCAATATCTTGTAGTGTATAAAAGAGTTTTTTGAAAATCTTCTTTTATAAATGCCTTGCTGAATCCCAAATTTTTATAAAGACTATATTTCCCACTAAAAAGCTGAAACTGAGCACTTAATTTATCTGGAGCTTCTTTATACATCAATTCTGTATATCTTTTTAATACCTCTCCATCTTCATTATCTATAAAATTTTTATTTTCATCAAAACAACTCATATTTTCAAAACCATAAGCTTGATACATTGACATTTTCTGCCTGATATCATTTCCTGATGGAGCTATATTTGTTTCCCCTAATATATAACTCTCCAGCTGCTCTCTTACTTGTGGATCCTTATAAGAATATACATTTCTCATAATAATTTCTGCTACTTCTTTTTTTGCCATTTTTACCCCCTATATTTTATAATAGCTTTATTTTTTTGTTTATCTGAATAGATAAGTGTTGATTGTCCTGTTTCTATTATACTTCAAAATTTCAAATAATGAAACAGCCTCCTATATATATTTACAGATAATTTTCTCGCAACTATAAGTAAACATTTATTAACCTTGTTTTCTCCATCATTTTTGTTAAATCAGCACCTCCAGACTTTACAAAATAAAAAGAAGCATTTATAAAGAAAGATTATATTTTAAAAGTTTTTATAGAAATATCTGTTGTTTAATTTCTATTTTCAAATATTTTTCCGTCTTAATTAACAAGCTTCTTCAAATTAAAATATTTAATTTATAAATATAATGTCATCAATAAAATAACAGGAGAGTTAAAAATTAAACTATCAACACGATCAAGCATTCCTCCATGACCTGCAAGTATAGTTCCTGAATCTTTTTTATTTACTTTTCTTTTAAAATATGAAATTGAGATATCTCCTAAAAATCCAAGTATAGCTATTATTGGTCCCATCCAAATATTAATTTTATACTCATAAGCTATATTTAAAAAGAATATAGTTGTTGTTGTTGTTATTATTCCACCAACTACACCTTCTAAAGTTTTATTTGGACTGATTTTGGGAGCTATCTTTCTTTTGCCAAAAATACTCCCAGTTATATATTGGTAAACATCATTTAATTCTATGAGAATAATATATCCTATAATCAATGAAATTCCAGATTTTATATTCACTAAATATGAAATAAAGCTTATAAGATAGACACTGACAAAAAAACTTACAGCTATCTTCTTTTTCTTTTTAATAAACATACTTGCTACTGCTGTTATATATGGAACAAAAAAATAGAAAACATAAAGCATATTTCTATAAATAATAAAATAATTGCTTCCTATTATTAATATACTTATCATTTTCATCTCAGCAGTTATTTTGACATCAAATAATTTTAAAAATTCTATTAATGACAAATAGGATATTAAACTAAATAAAACAATCATTGATAATTTATTTATACTTCCCAGATAAAAAAAACTGATTATTATCAGCCATGTTTTTATTCTCTGACATAAATTTTTATATCTTTCTTTGCTGAATTTATTTTTTAATAAATATACAAATATATATGCTCCTATTGCTATAAAAAAGAAAAAAATAAGTATAGGAATTTTTTGAAATATCTCCATATAATATTTTCCTCCTTTATGAAATATTTTTTAAAGAACTTTTTATTCTATTATATATAGTAAGGAAAAGTAAAATTATTCCCAACACTATAAAATATTCTATATATTTATTATCTAATCTAAAAAATATAAAAATTGATAGCAGGCTTATAAAAAAGGCTCTGTCACTTTTCCCCATTGGTCCTTCATAATGTCTTTTTCCATCAATTTGTATAGCAGTCACTCCAGTATATTCTGATAATATTCCTAAAAATATAAATAACATAGTTAATATAGTATTAATATTTATGGCAGAAAAAAAGCAGAAGAAAAAAACTGTATCTGCAATTACATCTCCAATCTCATTTAGAAAAACACCTAAATTCGTTTTTTTATCAAATCTGTTGGCAATCATCCCATCTAATGCATTAAGAGCCATTCTTATTAAGAAAAACAATGGAACTGTCAAAAACAACCATCTATATTTTGAAAACACATAAAAAATCATGGAAAATACAATACTTAAAATCATAGTTCCAATAGTTATCTGGTTAGGAGTTATCCCAATAAAGTTCAATTTTCTGCATAATGGCATCAATAAATCTTGAAATTTTCTCTTTAAATTATATATTGAAATATCCATTATTCTCCTCTCTTTTCACCTAAAGAAACTGTAAAAATACCAAAATTATCTATCAGCATTTTTCTTTTTTCTAATCCATTATATCTAAAAATATTATCCAGTTCTTTTTGACTTCTTCTTCTCATTATCCAACTTCCTTCTCTATGATTATTCAAAACAAAAGCTATTTTATGAAGTTGAGGATGCCATGGCTGACCTGTATATATAATACATCCATTTTTTTCAAGTATTTCACTAGCTCCCTTTACTGCCCGATTTATAAGTTCATTTTCATTGAACAATTCAAATATTCCTGAAATTATAATTATATCTGGTGTAAACTCAAGTTTTTTATAAGTTTCAAAATCAAAACAATCTAAATTAGTAAACCTAATATTTTCCCATTTATTTTCTTCAATAACCTTTTCTCCAGCTGCTATATTCTCTTTTTTAAATTCATTTATTATGATTTCAACGTCTGGGAAATCTCTTTTAATATCAAAAAGATAATTTCCAACTCCCCCAGCAATATCTAATATTTTCACATTATTCTTAGCTGATGATGTTATCCTTTCTCTTACTAATTCAAGAAGATTTTTCTTTCTTTCTCTTATTCCTCTCCATCCTATTTCATTTAAATAACATCTGTCCATGAATTTTCCAACACCAAATTTTCCAGCAGCTTGATTTTTATAAATATAATCAAGAGAAGGTCCTGAATCAAATCCATGTTCCAATCCTACACTCATTCCTTTACTTAACCACCCTAATTTATTTAGAAGAAATTTTTGTATTCCAAAAGATATTTTTTCTTTAACTGGAATCATCTTCAATAAAATAGTTTCATATTCCTTTTGAGAAAATTTTTCTGGAAGAATATTTATACCTTCCTTTTTTAAACTATAACTTTTTATAATAAAATCATCTATTTTTTTATAGACTTCTTCTCTTTTTTCTTCAAACATTATCCCATGATAAAAATCCTTTAAATATATAAATTCTTTTAATTCAGTTCCTAGTTCTAAATAGAATTTTTTCTGAGAATTATTTTTTACTACATAATCTTTTCCAGCAGAAAAAATGATTGTAGGAATTTCAATGGCAGCAGAATCATCAGCTAATCTTTTTCCTGCATCTAAAAGATCAACAAGAAGTCTGGCATTAATATCCTTAGTTATCAATCTATCTGAATCATATTTTTTCTGTTCATTTTCATCATGAGTCAGTACTCTAGATTTAACATAACTTGGAATTTTAGCGTTTTTATTAAGTTTTGTTAAAAATATAATAGATTCCTTTGCTAAAGGAACATATAATTTTATTTCAAAAGCAGGAGCAAGAAGTGCCATTCCTGCAATTTCAGGAGCATAATCATGTACCCATGCTGTTAGAATAACTCCTCCTATACTATTTGCTACTACAAAAATATCTTTTTCTGATATTTTATATTCTTTTTTTATAAAACTTACAAAAGAATTTAAATCCCTCACATAATCCATAAATACTGGAGAACTCTTTTCCTTTGTACATCCATGTCCCCTCAAATCATAAGAAAAAATATTATATTTTTTAAATTTCTCATTAGATGCAAAATCATTTAATCTTTCTGAATGCTCATGTCCTCTGTGAATCACAACTAAAGTTTTTTTACTTTTGTCAAAATTCCAGCTTCTATAAAATATATCAGCATTATCAAAGCTCTTAAAATAATTCATTTCCATAGAATTCTCCTTATTTGAATGCTCTAGCATTCTTTGATATTATCCAGCATATAATCTGGAATTACAGCATTTTTAACCAGTTTCTTTATTATAAAGACAGCTTCTTCACTTTCAAGCTGATAATTCTTTTTTAAAAAAGCACTTCCTAAGGCTGCACTTCTTGAATATCCCATTAAACAATGTATATATATCTTTTCATTTTCTTTTAAATTTTTATATTTCTCTACAACTAACTCTAAAACTGATAAAAATATATCTTCATTAAAATTACAAATATCCAAAAGTGGAAAGGAATAATATTCTCTGCTTGCTTTTTTTAATATATCATTCTCTTCTGATTCTGCTGATAGATCTATTACAATGACTTTTTTATCAGAAAGAAAAAATTCAACCTCTTTATTATTTAATTTTGAACCAATGAAAATATCAGGAGCAATCTCCTTCCAAGGTTCATTCTCATATTTTCTAAAATATTTCCATATAATATTATAACAAAACAAGTAAGGTAAATGTATTATTTTATTGTGATAGTTTATTTTTCCAGCTTTCTTTAAATATTTTGAATTGTTCTCTACATAAGATTTTCCTACAAGAAAAAAAGATAGAGAACTCCAGAATAATATTCTAGTCCAATTAAAGAATATCAATCCTAATGTAAATAATATAAAGCTGAATAAAAAATATACAAATCCTACTTTTCTATTTCTTTTATTATCTTTTTCAGGAAAAATAAAAATAGTAAACAGAGTAAGTCCCAGAGAAAATATTACATCTATTACATGATGTTGATAAATAAAAATTGTAGATAATCCCATCAGAAAAAACCAAACACAGAATAGATATTTTACTTTACTTTTTATCTCCCTATAAAATACTATGGAATATCTTCTTCCCATACAAAATAAAATGACGATACTGACTCTAAAGCAGAGCTATGTTTTCCAGCTATTTCATAGAGAAATAAAAAAATTATATAGCTTAAAGACATCCATAAAAAGCTCTGTAATGTTAAATTTACATTTTTATTTCTCATTCTTTTTCCTCAGAAGTATCATACTTAATATTTTCTTAGGAAACATCGAAAGAATAGATACTGCTATTTTCATTTTTATAGGAAATACTATTTTATCTCTATTTTCTTCAATACTTTTAACTATAATGTCAGCTGTATATTTCTCTGTCATTATAAAAGGTTTTTTAGATACATCATTATTATTCAACTCTCTCAATTTTAAAGTATCAATATATCCTGGGATAATAGCTGTCACCCCTATTCCAAAATCTGCTAAAGCCTCTCTGTACGCTCCGCATAAATTAATAACTACTCTTTTTGTTTTGCTGTATACTGATGCTCCTGGATATTCTAATAATGCTGCTACTGAAGATATTGCAGCAATATGCCCTTTTTTATTTTTCAACATAATTTCTCTTGCTATTTCAAAAGCATTTATAGTTCCTGATATATTTACTTTCAGCATATTTACAACTTCTTCCTGAGTTAATATTCTAGTACGGCTATTTGAATAATTTCCAGCTGAAGCTATCATTATATCCAGTTCCCCTTTTGAAAAATCTTTTACTGCTGTTTCAAATGACAGTTTATCATATGTATCAAGTCTATATATTTTAAGGTTCTCATGTTTTTCTACTTTATCTATTTTTTCCTGACTTCTCCCACAAATTCCTACTTCATGCCCTTGCTCTAAATATTTTTCAGCAATTGCCAATCCTATTCCAGATGTTCCTCCTGCAATAAATATTTTCATTATATTCCTCCAGTATTAATTTTTCTAAAATTTTCAGAGGTATTATGCATATTTTTATTTCTCATATTTTTTTTATTACCTTTTCCATTTATTATTGCTTCCTTGCCACGTTCATACCCATAATCCCATTGAATCTCTACATCCTCTCTAAATTTTTCATATTCATCTGGAATTGATAATTCAACTTGTAATTTGAGTAAATTCAATCTAGCTGTCACATAATGTCCCCTTAATTTAAAAGGTATATCAGATGTATCTATCCAATAGTCTCCATAGGAATCGTGTACTTCTTGCAATCTTTCATTTCCACTATAACCAAAAACTGATTTTACAGAAGAATCCTCTATTTTATCATATTCTTGTTTTAATTCCAGTATCACTTCATCTGCTAATAATTTAGCCAGTTCTATT encodes:
- a CDS encoding CDP-alcohol phosphatidyltransferase family protein codes for the protein MDISIYNLKRKFQDLLMPLCRKLNFIGITPNQITIGTMILSIVFSMIFYVFSKYRWLFLTVPLFFLIRMALNALDGMIANRFDKKTNLGVFLNEIGDVIADTVFFFCFFSAININTILTMLFIFLGILSEYTGVTAIQIDGKRHYEGPMGKSDRAFFISLLSIFIFFRLDNKYIEYFIVLGIILLFLTIYNRIKSSLKNIS
- a CDS encoding SDR family NAD(P)-dependent oxidoreductase; the encoded protein is MKIFIAGGTSGIGLAIAEKYLEQGHEVGICGRSQEKIDKVEKHENLKIYRLDTYDKLSFETAVKDFSKGELDIMIASAGNYSNSRTRILTQEEVVNMLKVNISGTINAFEIAREIMLKNKKGHIAAISSVAALLEYPGASVYSKTKRVVINLCGAYREALADFGIGVTAIIPGYIDTLKLRELNNNDVSKKPFIMTEKYTADIIVKSIEENRDKIVFPIKMKIAVSILSMFPKKILSMILLRKKNEK
- a CDS encoding dual specificity protein phosphatase family protein, which gives rise to MGRRYSIVFYREIKSKVKYLFCVWFFLMGLSTIFIYQHHVIDVIFSLGLTLFTIFIFPEKDNKRNRKVGFVYFLFSFILFTLGLIFFNWTRILFWSSLSFFLVGKSYVENNSKYLKKAGKINYHNKIIHLPYLFCYNIIWKYFRKYENEPWKEIAPDIFIGSKLNNKEVEFFLSDKKVIVIDLSAESEENDILKKASREYYSFPLLDICNFNEDIFLSVLELVVEKYKNLKENEKIYIHCLMGYSRSAALGSAFLKKNYQLESEEAVFIIKKLVKNAVIPDYMLDNIKEC
- a CDS encoding bifunctional alpha/beta hydrolase/class I SAM-dependent methyltransferase, whose product is MEMNYFKSFDNADIFYRSWNFDKSKKTLVVIHRGHEHSERLNDFASNEKFKKYNIFSYDLRGHGCTKEKSSPVFMDYVRDLNSFVSFIKKEYKISEKDIFVVANSIGGVILTAWVHDYAPEIAGMALLAPAFEIKLYVPLAKESIIFLTKLNKNAKIPSYVKSRVLTHDENEQKKYDSDRLITKDINARLLVDLLDAGKRLADDSAAIEIPTIIFSAGKDYVVKNNSQKKFYLELGTELKEFIYLKDFYHGIMFEEKREEVYKKIDDFIIKSYSLKKEGINILPEKFSQKEYETILLKMIPVKEKISFGIQKFLLNKLGWLSKGMSVGLEHGFDSGPSLDYIYKNQAAGKFGVGKFMDRCYLNEIGWRGIRERKKNLLELVRERITSSAKNNVKILDIAGGVGNYLFDIKRDFPDVEIIINEFKKENIAAGEKVIEENKWENIRFTNLDCFDFETYKKLEFTPDIIIISGIFELFNENELINRAVKGASEILEKNGCIIYTGQPWHPQLHKIAFVLNNHREGSWIMRRRSQKELDNIFRYNGLEKRKMLIDNFGIFTVSLGEKRGE
- a CDS encoding phosphatidate cytidylyltransferase → MEIFQKIPILIFFFFIAIGAYIFVYLLKNKFSKERYKNLCQRIKTWLIIISFFYLGSINKLSMIVLFSLISYLSLIEFLKLFDVKITAEMKMISILIIGSNYFIIYRNMLYVFYFFVPYITAVASMFIKKKKKIAVSFFVSVYLISFISYLVNIKSGISLIIGYIILIELNDVYQYITGSIFGKRKIAPKISPNKTLEGVVGGIITTTTTIFFLNIAYEYKINIWMGPIIAILGFLGDISISYFKRKVNKKDSGTILAGHGGMLDRVDSLIFNSPVILLMTLYL